The Roseovarius indicus genome has a segment encoding these proteins:
- a CDS encoding riboflavin synthase, producing the protein MFTGIITDVGEVRQTEKRGDLRARIGTRYDMARVDMGASICCDGVCLTVVGKGDGWFDVDISAETVSKTNLDTWAEGKRVNLERALKVGDELGGHIVSGHVDGLAEVVGLRDEGDSTRVTLRAPEGLERFIAPKGSVALNGTSLTVNEVEGREFGINFIPHTKEVTTWGDVRVGDRVNLEIDTLARYVARLQEVVAG; encoded by the coding sequence ATGTTCACGGGTATCATCACGGATGTGGGCGAGGTTCGCCAGACCGAGAAGCGCGGCGACCTGCGCGCGCGGATCGGCACGCGCTACGACATGGCCCGCGTCGACATGGGCGCCTCGATCTGTTGCGACGGGGTGTGCCTGACGGTGGTCGGCAAGGGCGATGGCTGGTTCGACGTGGATATCTCGGCCGAGACGGTGTCGAAGACCAACCTCGACACCTGGGCCGAGGGCAAGCGGGTGAACCTGGAGCGCGCCCTGAAGGTGGGCGACGAGCTGGGCGGGCATATCGTGTCGGGTCATGTCGACGGGCTCGCCGAGGTGGTGGGCCTGCGCGACGAGGGCGACAGCACGCGGGTGACGCTGCGCGCGCCCGAGGGGCTGGAGCGGTTCATCGCGCCGAAGGGCTCGGTGGCGCTGAACGGCACATCCTTGACGGTGAACGAGGTGGAGGGCCGGGAGTTCGGCATCAACTTCATCCCGCATACCAAGGAGGTGACGACCTGGGGCGATGTGCGTGTCGGCGACCGGGTGAACCTCGAGATCGACACGCTGGCGCGCTACGTGGCGCGGTTGCAGGAGGTCGTGGCCGGGTGA
- a CDS encoding capsular polysaccharide biosynthesis protein, with product MHPENDEKPAGHAGDRRVFYFNAGFFRQRRTRRIMELAGYPLRLGKPTADDLVAVWGHSPYASRGEKVAEATGAGLIRVEDIFLRSLFPGRDGEPPLGLAIDTQGVHFNPNTPTDLETLLATHPLDDTVLMDRARGAIARIHEAHLSKYTAFDAETHAPDPGYVLVIDQTRGDASVTHGNADANTFREMLYYAQEEHPGARILIKTHPETNQGHREGYFSGTDENDRIRLFTDPVSPWALLDGAIAVYTVSSQLGFESIFAGHRPQVFGQPFYAGWDLTDDRHPLTLPRRGRRLSKAQLFAATMILYPVWYDPYRDRLGTLEDAISALEAQTRAWREDRHGWAAYAMRLWKRRPLQKFFGRYEALRFAADTLPAGPRPAMVWASKPEVAPEGAIRIEDGFLRSRGLGADLIPPLSLVCDDLGIYYDPSKESRLERLIASRAELRPDQQARAEALIKTLTKQRLSKYNLGDTAPALPQGHLILVPGQVEDDASIKLGAGAINTNLALLEKTRAENPDAVILYKPHPDVEAGLRTGQIPPEALDNLADMVLPCTNPADLLDRVDEVWTMTSLMGFEALLRGVKVTTTGAPFYAGWGLTRDLGRIPARRAARPTIEGLAHATLIDYPRYHDPVTDLPCPIEVVADRLASGTIPRPSRANRALAKLQGVFASYAGWWR from the coding sequence ATGCACCCAGAGAACGACGAGAAACCCGCCGGCCACGCAGGTGACCGGCGGGTTTTCTATTTCAACGCCGGTTTCTTCCGCCAGCGCCGCACGCGCCGGATCATGGAACTCGCCGGCTACCCCCTTCGCCTCGGCAAGCCCACCGCGGACGACCTCGTCGCCGTCTGGGGCCACTCCCCCTACGCCTCCCGCGGCGAGAAGGTCGCCGAAGCCACCGGCGCCGGCCTCATCCGGGTGGAAGACATCTTCCTCCGCTCCCTCTTCCCGGGCCGCGACGGCGAGCCGCCCCTAGGCCTCGCCATCGACACGCAGGGCGTCCACTTCAATCCCAACACCCCCACCGACCTCGAAACCCTGCTGGCCACCCACCCGCTCGACGACACCGTCCTGATGGACCGCGCCCGCGGCGCCATCGCCCGCATCCACGAGGCGCATCTTTCCAAGTACACCGCCTTCGACGCCGAAACCCACGCCCCCGATCCGGGCTACGTCCTCGTCATCGACCAGACCAGGGGCGACGCCAGCGTCACCCATGGCAATGCCGACGCCAACACCTTCCGCGAAATGCTCTACTACGCGCAGGAGGAACACCCCGGCGCCCGCATCCTCATCAAGACCCACCCGGAAACCAACCAGGGCCACCGCGAGGGCTATTTCTCCGGCACCGACGAGAATGACCGCATCCGCCTCTTCACCGACCCGGTCAGCCCGTGGGCGCTGCTCGACGGCGCCATCGCGGTCTATACCGTCTCCTCCCAACTCGGCTTCGAGTCCATCTTCGCCGGCCACCGCCCCCAGGTCTTCGGCCAGCCCTTCTACGCCGGCTGGGACCTCACCGACGACCGCCACCCGCTCACCCTCCCCCGCCGCGGCCGCCGCCTCTCCAAGGCCCAGCTCTTCGCCGCGACGATGATCCTCTACCCCGTCTGGTACGACCCCTACCGCGACCGGCTCGGCACGTTGGAAGACGCCATTTCAGCCCTCGAAGCCCAGACCCGCGCGTGGCGCGAAGACCGCCACGGCTGGGCCGCCTACGCCATGCGGCTCTGGAAACGCCGGCCCCTGCAGAAATTCTTCGGCCGCTACGAGGCCCTCCGTTTCGCCGCCGACACCCTGCCCGCAGGCCCCCGCCCGGCGATGGTCTGGGCCTCGAAACCGGAGGTCGCCCCCGAGGGCGCAATCCGCATCGAAGACGGCTTCCTGCGCTCCCGCGGCCTCGGCGCCGACCTCATCCCGCCCCTGTCGCTCGTCTGCGACGACCTCGGCATCTACTATGATCCGTCGAAGGAAAGCCGCCTCGAACGCCTCATCGCGTCCCGCGCCGAGCTCCGCCCCGATCAACAGGCCCGCGCCGAAGCCCTCATCAAGACCCTGACCAAACAACGCCTCAGCAAGTACAACCTCGGCGACACCGCCCCCGCCCTGCCCCAGGGCCACCTCATCCTCGTGCCCGGCCAGGTCGAGGATGACGCCTCCATCAAGCTCGGCGCCGGCGCCATCAACACCAACCTCGCCCTGCTGGAAAAAACCCGCGCCGAAAACCCCGACGCGGTGATCCTCTACAAACCCCATCCGGATGTCGAAGCCGGCCTGCGCACCGGCCAAATCCCCCCCGAAGCACTCGATAACCTCGCCGACATGGTGCTCCCCTGCACCAACCCCGCCGACCTGCTCGACCGCGTCGACGAGGTCTGGACGATGACTTCTCTCATGGGCTTCGAAGCCCTCCTGCGCGGCGTCAAGGTCACCACCACCGGCGCGCCGTTCTACGCCGGCTGGGGCCTCACCCGCGACCTCGGCCGCATCCCCGCCCGCCGCGCCGCCCGCCCCACCATCGAAGGCCTCGCCCACGCCACCCTCATCGACTACCCCCGCTACCACGACCCGGTGACCGACCTCCCCTGCCCGATCGAGGTGGTCGCCGACCGGCTGGCCTCCGGCACCATCCCCCGCCCCTCCCGCGCCAACCGGGCGCTGGCAAAACTGCAAGGGGTGTTTGCGTCCTACGCGGGGTGGTGGCGGTAG
- a CDS encoding polysaccharide biosynthesis/export family protein, translated as MKTRSTRWAKSVALTLVVAMVASCGLPRVGPTKREIYAGSVQRQGDAFVVSVNDRVTRATAVQPALGFTEEFKRAGLVGSDTIRPGDTLGITVWENVEDGLLVNEGVSAAVLDEVQVDGAGFIFIPYAGRIRAAGNTPEAIRRIITQKLDVQTPDPQVEVRRLAGDGATVSLVGSVGAQGVYPIERPTRTLSTMLAAAGGVVIEPEVAQITVIRGDQRSKVWFQDLFKHPEFDIALRGGDRILVEEDTRAFTALGATGAQARLPFDSPTLSAVEAIAQVGGLQSSSADPTGVFILRNEPADIANMVLGRNDLIGAQRMVYVLDLTRPNGMFMARDFAVRDDDTIYVTEAPFAQWSKVISALTGSLGTIGSVATAVDTLGGN; from the coding sequence GTGAAAACCCGTTCAACCCGCTGGGCGAAGTCTGTCGCCCTGACTCTCGTTGTGGCGATGGTCGCGTCCTGTGGCCTGCCGCGCGTCGGTCCCACCAAGCGCGAAATCTACGCCGGCTCCGTGCAACGACAAGGCGACGCCTTCGTCGTTTCCGTGAATGACCGCGTCACCCGCGCCACCGCCGTCCAGCCCGCCCTTGGCTTCACCGAAGAATTCAAGCGCGCCGGCCTCGTCGGTTCCGACACGATCCGCCCGGGCGACACGCTCGGCATCACCGTGTGGGAAAACGTCGAAGACGGCCTGCTCGTCAACGAGGGCGTCTCCGCCGCCGTGCTCGACGAAGTGCAGGTCGACGGCGCCGGCTTCATCTTCATTCCCTATGCCGGCCGCATCCGCGCCGCGGGCAACACGCCCGAGGCCATCCGCCGGATCATCACCCAGAAACTCGACGTCCAGACCCCCGACCCCCAGGTCGAGGTGCGCCGCCTCGCCGGTGACGGCGCGACCGTCTCGCTGGTGGGCTCCGTCGGCGCCCAGGGCGTCTACCCGATCGAACGGCCCACCCGCACGCTCTCGACCATGCTCGCCGCCGCCGGCGGCGTGGTGATCGAGCCGGAAGTCGCCCAGATCACCGTCATCCGCGGCGACCAGCGCTCGAAAGTCTGGTTCCAGGATCTCTTCAAGCACCCCGAGTTCGACATCGCCCTGCGCGGCGGCGACCGGATCCTCGTCGAGGAAGACACCCGCGCCTTCACCGCGCTCGGCGCCACCGGCGCCCAGGCCCGCCTGCCCTTCGACAGCCCGACCCTTTCCGCGGTCGAGGCCATCGCCCAGGTGGGCGGCCTGCAATCGTCCAGCGCCGACCCCACGGGCGTCTTCATCCTGCGCAACGAACCCGCCGACATCGCCAACATGGTGCTTGGCCGCAACGACCTGATCGGCGCCCAGCGCATGGTCTACGTGCTCGACCTGACCCGCCCCAACGGCATGTTCATGGCCCGCGACTTCGCGGTGCGCGACGACGACACGATCTACGTGACCGAAGCGCCCTTCGCTCAATGGAGCAAGGTGATCTCGGCCCTGACCGGCTCGCTCGGCACGATCGGTTCGGTCGCGACGGCGGTCGACACGCTCGGCGGGAATTAA
- a CDS encoding EcsC family protein: MEILEAPIDPDAVEARLKALAERHARASNVGIQVLNVIGGQAESLLNRLPSGVRNQLAERTDQALTISMDAAHRSRGVVEVTPSWMGRALTTAMGAAGGMGGLPTALAELPVTVTVLLRTIQDVAVEHGFDPAEPGVQYDCIQVFAAAGPLDHDDGSDLAFLSTRMAVTGTAIKSLIARVAPRLATVLGQKLAAQTVPVLGAAAGAATNYAYTSYYQQMAHVHFGLRRLAIDAGQPHGELIEDFRKLVETPVKRA; the protein is encoded by the coding sequence ATGGAAATTCTCGAAGCCCCGATTGACCCGGATGCGGTGGAGGCGCGCCTGAAGGCGCTGGCCGAGCGACATGCAAGGGCCAGCAATGTCGGCATACAGGTGCTGAACGTGATCGGGGGGCAGGCGGAATCGCTGTTGAACCGGCTGCCGTCGGGCGTGCGCAACCAACTGGCCGAGCGCACGGACCAGGCGCTGACCATCTCGATGGACGCGGCGCACCGGTCGCGCGGGGTGGTCGAGGTGACCCCGAGCTGGATGGGCCGGGCGCTGACCACGGCGATGGGGGCCGCGGGCGGCATGGGCGGCCTGCCCACGGCGCTGGCGGAGTTGCCGGTGACGGTGACGGTGCTGCTTCGCACGATCCAGGACGTGGCGGTGGAGCACGGGTTCGACCCGGCCGAGCCGGGGGTGCAGTATGACTGTATCCAGGTCTTCGCCGCGGCCGGGCCGCTGGACCATGACGACGGGTCGGACCTGGCGTTCCTGAGCACGCGGATGGCGGTGACGGGGACGGCGATCAAGTCATTGATTGCAAGGGTCGCGCCGCGACTGGCGACGGTGCTGGGCCAAAAGCTGGCGGCGCAGACCGTGCCGGTGCTGGGGGCTGCTGCGGGGGCCGCGACGAACTATGCCTATACCAGCTACTACCAGCAGATGGCGCATGTGCATTTCGGGCTGCGCCGGCTGGCGATCGATGCCGGTCAGCCGCATGGCGAGCTGATCGAGGATTTCCGCAAGCTGGTCGAGACGCCGGTGAAGCGGGCTTGA
- a CDS encoding capsule biosynthesis protein: MVSGNERVFLFLQGPHGPFFSKLGRMIRRTGAAVWRVGFNAGDRAFWRDGKSYIPYTGSVDDWPDRFRAIVAEKGVTDLVLYGDMRPIHAEAVAAAKDLGLTVHVFEEGYMRPYWVTYERGGTNGNSRLMEMSVPHMRKALENSDMDTALPPASWGDMRQHIFYGATYHGCVMLLNHGYRKFRPHRAMTVRQEFALYLKRLVLMPAQAVERRIATLRIRYGGFPYHLALLQLEHDSSFQSHSPFSTMTEFLETVVEAFAQGAPQHHHLVVKAHPLEDGRVPIRRELRRLAREYGIHDRVHFVRGGKLAQLLDEARSAVTVNSTAAQQVLWRGIPLKTFGDAVYAKPEFVSTKPLRDFFQLAERPDRKAYADYRRYLLETSQVAGGFYSASGRRQLLRQAVDMMLIPEDPYEALESGTAAPRQQLRVVT; encoded by the coding sequence ATGGTTTCGGGCAACGAACGGGTCTTCCTGTTTCTGCAAGGGCCTCATGGGCCGTTCTTCTCCAAGCTGGGCCGGATGATCCGGCGCACCGGCGCGGCTGTCTGGCGCGTCGGCTTCAACGCGGGCGACCGCGCCTTCTGGAGAGACGGCAAAAGCTACATCCCCTATACCGGCTCGGTCGACGACTGGCCCGACCGCTTCCGCGCCATCGTCGCCGAGAAGGGCGTCACCGACCTCGTCCTCTACGGCGACATGCGCCCCATCCACGCCGAGGCCGTCGCGGCGGCCAAGGACCTCGGGCTCACCGTGCATGTCTTCGAGGAAGGCTACATGCGCCCCTACTGGGTGACCTACGAGCGCGGCGGCACCAACGGCAATTCCCGCCTGATGGAGATGAGCGTCCCGCATATGCGCAAGGCGCTGGAAAACTCCGACATGGACACCGCCCTCCCCCCGGCCAGCTGGGGCGACATGCGCCAGCACATCTTCTACGGGGCCACGTACCACGGCTGCGTGATGCTGCTGAACCACGGCTACCGCAAGTTCCGGCCCCACCGCGCCATGACCGTCCGGCAGGAATTCGCGCTCTACCTCAAGCGCCTGGTGCTGATGCCGGCGCAAGCGGTCGAACGCCGCATCGCCACCCTGCGCATCCGCTATGGCGGCTTCCCCTATCACCTCGCGCTCCTGCAGCTCGAACACGATTCCTCGTTCCAGTCGCACTCCCCCTTCTCGACCATGACCGAGTTCCTCGAAACCGTGGTCGAGGCCTTCGCGCAGGGCGCCCCCCAACACCACCACCTTGTCGTCAAGGCCCACCCGCTCGAAGACGGCCGCGTGCCCATCCGCCGCGAACTCCGCCGCCTGGCGCGCGAATACGGCATCCACGACCGCGTGCATTTCGTCCGCGGCGGCAAGCTCGCCCAGCTCCTCGACGAGGCCCGCAGCGCCGTCACCGTCAATTCCACCGCCGCCCAGCAGGTGCTCTGGCGCGGCATCCCCCTCAAGACCTTCGGCGACGCGGTCTATGCCAAGCCCGAATTCGTCTCCACCAAGCCCCTGCGCGATTTCTTCCAGCTGGCCGAACGCCCCGACCGCAAGGCCTATGCCGATTACCGCCGCTACCTGCTCGAAACCAGCCAGGTCGCGGGCGGTTTCTACTCCGCCTCCGGCCGCCGCCAGCTGCTCCGGCAGGCCGTCGACATGATGCTCATCCCCGAAGACCCCTACGAAGCGCTTGAATCGGGAACCGCGGCCCCGAGGCAACAGTTGCGGGTCGTTACCTGA
- a CDS encoding flavin reductase family protein: MFYKPEDGHGLPHNPFNAIVTPRPIGWISTRGTDGQDNIAPYSFFNAVAYVPPQVMFASTSAKDDRDGTKDSVANIRDTGFFCVNIVEYAMRDVMNQTSGPWDKDVDEFELAGIERAECETIPCARVANAPASLECKLTQLIKLPGETNYAVFGEVTGVHMRDDCLVDGMFDVTRFNPLTRLGYRDYAVIRDLFSLKRPGE, from the coding sequence ATGTTCTACAAACCCGAAGACGGCCACGGCCTGCCCCACAACCCGTTCAACGCCATCGTCACCCCCCGCCCCATCGGCTGGATCTCGACCCGCGGCACCGACGGCCAGGACAACATCGCCCCCTATTCCTTCTTCAACGCCGTGGCCTACGTGCCGCCGCAGGTGATGTTCGCCTCCACCTCCGCCAAGGACGACCGCGACGGCACCAAGGACAGCGTCGCCAATATCCGCGACACCGGGTTCTTCTGCGTCAACATCGTCGAATACGCCATGCGCGACGTGATGAACCAAACCTCCGGCCCCTGGGACAAGGATGTCGACGAATTCGAGCTGGCGGGCATCGAACGGGCCGAGTGCGAAACCATCCCCTGCGCCCGCGTCGCCAACGCCCCCGCCTCGCTGGAATGCAAGCTCACACAGCTCATCAAGCTGCCCGGCGAAACAAACTACGCCGTCTTCGGCGAGGTCACCGGCGTCCACATGCGCGACGACTGCCTCGTCGACGGCATGTTCGATGTCACCCGCTTCAACCCGCTGACCCGCCTGGGCTATCGCGACTACGCGGTCATCCGCGACCTCTTCAGCCTCAAGCGCCCGGGCGAATAA
- a CDS encoding GNAT family N-acetyltransferase: MFSLNEETGDDWWEVEALYDLCFAPGREALSSYRLREGVAPVPELCLVAREEGILAGAIRFWPVLVGESRVLLLGPVAVHPTHQGEGLGGFLILESLDRARDLGWQRAMLVGDEPYYGRFGFHRLEGVEMPPPTNPARVLGVALADGAWDGITGQVTRCA; encoded by the coding sequence GTGTTTTCACTCAACGAAGAAACCGGCGACGACTGGTGGGAGGTCGAGGCGCTCTACGACCTTTGCTTTGCGCCGGGCCGTGAGGCGCTGTCGTCGTACCGGTTGCGCGAGGGTGTGGCGCCGGTGCCCGAGCTGTGCCTCGTGGCGCGCGAGGAGGGGATCCTGGCGGGCGCGATCCGGTTCTGGCCGGTGCTGGTGGGCGAGAGCCGGGTGCTGCTGCTGGGCCCGGTGGCGGTGCACCCGACGCACCAGGGCGAGGGGCTGGGCGGGTTCCTGATCCTCGAAAGCCTCGACCGGGCGCGGGACCTGGGCTGGCAAAGGGCGATGCTGGTGGGCGACGAGCCCTATTACGGGCGGTTCGGGTTTCACCGGCTGGAGGGGGTCGAGATGCCGCCGCCGACCAACCCGGCACGGGTTCTGGGCGTGGCGCTGGCGGATGGCGCGTGGGACGGGATCACGGGCCAGGTGACACGCTGTGCTTGA
- a CDS encoding aspartate kinase translates to MPILVMKFGGTSVANIDRIRRAAKRVGVEVAKGYDVIVIVSAMAGRTNELVGWVDEISPFYDAREYDAVVSSGENITAGLMALTLQEMDVPARSWQGWQVPLKTTSAHSAARIEEIPTDNINAKFSEGMRVAVVAGFQGVSPEGRITTLGRGGSDTTAVAFAAAFDAERCDIYTDVDGVYTTDPRITSKARKLDKIAFEEMLELASLGAKVLQTRSVELAMRYNVKLRVLSSFEEQSDTAGTLVCAEEEIMESNVVNGIAYSRDEAKMTLVSVADRPGIAAAIFGPLSDAGVNVDMIVQNISEEGRTDMTFSCPVGQVTRAEKALRDAKERGDINFHDLLADTEVAKVSAVGIGMRSQSGVAATMFKTLSAEGINIKVIATSEIKISVLIDRKYMELAVQALHDAFGLEKAA, encoded by the coding sequence ATGCCCATTCTCGTCATGAAATTCGGCGGCACCTCCGTCGCCAACATCGACCGCATCCGCCGCGCCGCCAAGCGCGTGGGCGTCGAGGTGGCCAAGGGCTATGACGTGATCGTCATCGTCTCCGCCATGGCCGGCCGCACCAACGAACTCGTCGGCTGGGTCGACGAGATCTCGCCCTTCTACGACGCCCGCGAATACGACGCCGTCGTCAGTTCCGGCGAGAACATCACCGCCGGCCTCATGGCGCTGACACTACAGGAAATGGACGTCCCCGCCCGCAGCTGGCAGGGCTGGCAGGTGCCGTTGAAAACCACCTCCGCCCACTCCGCCGCCCGGATCGAGGAGATCCCCACCGACAACATCAACGCCAAGTTCTCCGAAGGCATGCGCGTGGCCGTTGTCGCCGGTTTTCAAGGCGTCAGCCCCGAAGGCCGGATCACCACCCTGGGCCGCGGCGGCTCCGACACCACGGCCGTGGCCTTCGCCGCCGCCTTCGACGCCGAGCGCTGCGACATCTACACCGATGTCGACGGCGTCTACACCACCGACCCGCGCATCACCTCCAAGGCCCGCAAGCTTGACAAGATCGCCTTCGAGGAGATGCTGGAGCTTGCCAGCCTCGGCGCCAAGGTGCTGCAAACCCGCTCGGTCGAACTGGCCATGCGTTACAATGTCAAACTGCGCGTTCTCAGCAGTTTCGAGGAACAGTCGGACACGGCAGGCACGCTTGTCTGCGCCGAGGAGGAAATCATGGAATCAAACGTCGTCAACGGCATCGCCTATTCCCGCGACGAGGCGAAGATGACCCTCGTCTCGGTCGCCGACCGCCCCGGCATCGCGGCGGCCATCTTCGGCCCCCTCTCCGATGCGGGCGTGAACGTCGACATGATCGTTCAGAACATCTCCGAAGAAGGCCGCACCGACATGACCTTCTCCTGCCCCGTGGGCCAGGTCACCCGCGCCGAAAAGGCCCTCCGCGACGCCAAGGAGCGCGGCGACATCAACTTCCACGACCTCCTCGCCGACACCGAGGTCGCCAAGGTCTCCGCCGTGGGCATCGGCATGCGCAGCCAGTCGGGCGTCGCCGCCACCATGTTCAAGACGCTCAGCGCCGAGGGAATAAACATCAAGGTGATTGCAACCTCCGAGATCAAGATTTCCGTGCTGATCGACCGGAAATATATGGAACTCGCGGTCCAAGCCCTGCATGATGCCTTCGGATTGGAAAAGGCGGCCTGA
- the ptsP gene encoding phosphoenolpyruvate--protein phosphotransferase, which produces MTASQEHQTDSRQMLGRLRSVMAEDAAGQTRLDRITRLIAEEMHCEVCSIYLFRDEDTLELCATEGLKAEAVHQTRMRLGEGLVGRIAKRGHIINTDDAPGTRGFRYMPETGEEAYCSMLGVPVQRLGETLGVLVVQSKEARIFSEEEVYAVEVVAMVIAEMAELGAFVGEGAAMKARHQQAVLFHGAAGQEGAAQGHVWLHDPRVVVTNPIADDPHREMEKLTTAVDELRVGVDRMLSNAKTGDSEQLQVLEAYRMFANSKGWMRRMEEDISRGLSAEAAVEKEQSAARARMSQVTDAYLRDRLHDLDDLSNRLLRILTGQGNETGAEMPADPILIARNIGPAELLDYGRRLKGIVLEEGSVGSHAAIVARALAIPLVIHAERITTEALNGDLILVDGDQGVAHLRPDESVVNAFRDKMAMAAKAQERYASIRDKPAETVCGTRISLLMNAGLMADLPSLDGSGAEGVGLFRTELQFLIRNHMPKRAELSELYARVMDAAQGKRVTFRTLDIGSDKVLPYMTATDEPNPALGWRAVRVGLDKPGVMRMQLQALIRAANGRPLSVMFPFVAQREEFTAARAEMEKALERERILGHNLPSTLEVGAMLETPSLAFAPDSFYREVDFLSIGGNDLKQFFFAADRENELVRKRYDTLNVSFLTFLEGIVDRCNRLETPLSFCGEDAGRPVEAACMAAIGLRSLSMRPASIGPVKSILRRTDLGELREVIHEAREAGVQSVRPQVMEYLRGKL; this is translated from the coding sequence ATGACTGCATCGCAGGAACATCAGACCGACAGCCGGCAGATGCTCGGCCGCCTGCGCTCGGTGATGGCCGAGGACGCGGCCGGCCAGACGCGCCTTGACCGCATCACCCGGCTGATCGCCGAGGAAATGCATTGCGAGGTCTGCTCGATCTACCTCTTCCGCGACGAGGACACGCTCGAGCTCTGCGCCACCGAGGGCCTCAAGGCCGAGGCCGTCCACCAGACCCGCATGCGCCTCGGCGAAGGCCTCGTCGGCCGCATCGCCAAGCGCGGCCACATCATCAACACCGATGACGCGCCGGGCACCCGCGGCTTCCGCTACATGCCGGAAACCGGGGAAGAGGCCTATTGCTCCATGCTGGGCGTCCCCGTCCAGCGCCTCGGCGAAACCCTCGGCGTGCTGGTCGTCCAGTCGAAAGAGGCCCGCATCTTCTCCGAGGAGGAGGTCTACGCCGTCGAGGTGGTCGCCATGGTGATCGCCGAAATGGCCGAACTCGGCGCCTTCGTTGGCGAAGGCGCCGCCATGAAGGCCCGCCACCAGCAGGCCGTTCTCTTCCACGGCGCCGCCGGCCAGGAAGGCGCGGCCCAGGGCCATGTCTGGCTGCACGACCCCCGCGTCGTCGTCACCAACCCCATCGCCGACGACCCGCATCGCGAGATGGAAAAGCTCACCACCGCCGTCGACGAACTCCGCGTCGGCGTCGACCGGATGCTCTCCAACGCCAAGACCGGCGACAGCGAACAGCTCCAGGTGCTCGAAGCCTACCGCATGTTCGCCAATTCCAAGGGCTGGATGCGCCGGATGGAGGAAGACATCTCCCGCGGCCTCTCGGCCGAGGCAGCCGTCGAAAAGGAACAATCCGCCGCCCGCGCCCGCATGTCCCAGGTCACCGACGCCTACCTCCGCGACCGGCTCCACGATCTCGACGACCTGTCGAACCGGCTCCTGCGCATCCTCACCGGGCAGGGCAACGAAACCGGCGCCGAAATGCCGGCCGACCCGATCCTGATCGCCCGCAATATCGGCCCCGCCGAACTGCTCGACTATGGCCGCCGCCTCAAGGGCATCGTGCTCGAGGAAGGCTCCGTCGGCAGCCACGCCGCCATCGTCGCCCGGGCACTGGCCATCCCCCTCGTCATCCATGCCGAGCGCATCACCACCGAGGCGCTGAACGGCGACCTGATCCTCGTCGACGGCGATCAGGGCGTCGCCCACCTGCGCCCCGACGAATCCGTCGTGAACGCCTTCCGCGACAAGATGGCGATGGCCGCCAAGGCCCAGGAACGCTACGCCTCGATCCGCGACAAGCCCGCCGAAACCGTCTGCGGCACGCGCATTTCGCTCCTGATGAACGCCGGTCTCATGGCCGACCTGCCCAGCCTCGATGGCTCGGGTGCCGAGGGCGTGGGCCTTTTCCGGACCGAGCTGCAATTCCTCATCCGCAACCACATGCCCAAGCGCGCCGAACTCAGCGAGCTCTACGCCCGCGTGATGGACGCCGCCCAGGGCAAGCGCGTCACCTTCCGCACGCTCGACATCGGCTCCGACAAGGTGCTGCCCTACATGACCGCCACCGACGAGCCCAACCCGGCCCTCGGCTGGCGGGCGGTGCGCGTCGGGCTCGACAAGCCCGGCGTCATGCGGATGCAGCTTCAGGCGCTTATCCGCGCCGCCAATGGCCGGCCGCTCTCGGTCATGTTCCCCTTCGTCGCCCAGCGCGAGGAATTCACCGCCGCCCGCGCCGAGATGGAAAAGGCCCTCGAACGCGAGCGCATCCTCGGCCACAATCTCCCCTCCACGCTCGAGGTCGGCGCGATGCTGGAAACCCCCTCGCTCGCCTTCGCCCCCGACAGTTTCTACCGCGAGGTCGATTTCCTCTCGATCGGTGGCAACGACCTGAAACAGTTCTTCTTCGCCGCCGACCGCGAGAACGAGCTGGTCCGCAAGCGCTACGACACGTTGAACGTCAGCTTCCTGACCTTCCTCGAAGGCATCGTCGACCGCTGCAACCGGCTGGAGACGCCCCTCTCCTTCTGCGGCGAAGACGCCGGTCGCCCGGTCGAGGCCGCCTGCATGGCCGCCATCGGCCTGCGCTCGCTGTCCATGCGCCCGGCCTCCATCGGGCCGGTCAAATCCATCCTCCGCCGCACCGACCTCGGCGAGCTGCGCGAGGTGATCCACGAGGCCCGCGAAGCCGGCGTGCAATCGGTCCGCCCCCAGGTGATGGAGTACCTGCGCGGGAAGCTGTGA